In Oncorhynchus tshawytscha isolate Ot180627B linkage group LG01, Otsh_v2.0, whole genome shotgun sequence, the genomic stretch TATCAGATTCATCCACAGGTTAACATTCTCACCAACATTTTGTGTAAAAATGAGAAATAGCTAAATAATATTTACAACTGGTCTCCCACAATTTGAGTTCATTGACGGAATGGGGAAAGCATTACATTTTTACTGTATAGCCAGCTCATTATTTTTATAATTCTTGAGTGCTTAGAGAGAAAGAGTGTCATTTTCACCACTGAGTTTAAGGTGGAGAGTGTATTTAAGTTTGTGGTCACAGTCCAATCCCTTAGACCTGGGCACCATCAGCAGGTATCTTGACTCTCCGGACCACCACCCGGTTCCTGCGTCCCTGTGGTCTAGTACCAGTGCTGATACCGGTTCCGTCTCCAGTTCCGGTCAGCATGGTGCTCTGGTTCTCCTCGTCTGGTGTCAGTGGGCGGGGCTCTGCTCTTCTCTGGGAAGGGCTTCTTCCTGCCCTCACGTCATCCACGAATGCCTCGACGCCCTCAAACTTGGTGGTCAGCTCCCCCAGGCGCTCCTTCAGGGCATTGAATTCCTTGTAGAGGTCTCCTAAGGCATCCGATAGAGGAGGGATCCTGGAGAAAGGGAGTGATAGGGTGAGGGGAAAAAAGTGTAATGAGGAGGCTGCGGGAGTTCATTACAGTTCAAAAACAAGTCTTATTGTGTCTGTTATAACAAAGGGATCTGACTAATAAAGACTAAAGCTAAAAGGTACATTTCCAAAGTAATGGGCTTTGTAATAGATACAGTGAAGTATCTTACCTTTATATTTATCAaatcatacagtatgttattttTTTGAGCTTACCAATGAACTTCTGATCTAAATACCTACTAAACATATCTACAACGGATTCTACCCACCTCCCGTAGTCAGGCAGCACAGTGCTGTGGTCGTTGAGGAGAAGGTCTTTGACTTGGGTCATGATGGCAAACTTCCAGTTGTCCAACACCAGGGTGAGGTTGGCACAGCCTCTAGTGTTTACCTTCTCTGCTGCAATGGCATGAACAGGGAAGAGGGTAGTCATTTGGTTAATGTTTCTTGATAGTGTTTTGTACTTAGTTCTACTTCTAACAATTCTTCAAAATCCCTGTGCTGATTTCTGGCTACCCTGTCCGTATCATGTCTAAAGAATACATTAGCAACAAAGGAATGCAATAATAACAGAGAAAGCAAATTGTGACTGCTGAGGATTACTCACATGCTCAGAGGGGCCAACCAGAATGTGTAATTGCTCTGTTTTTGCTGTATCTATATAAGGTACTGTATGTGGATTGTGAGGAAATTCTTTATCTATATATCTTGTCTGTAAATTCTGTTTATTGTGGTCAGCACCATTTGAACAAATTCCTGGTACCTGTAAATGTACTTGTAAATgtgaataaaggtgattctgattctgaAATGAAAACAGACCAGGCAGCCACTCACCCTCTGTCCTGTAGTCCCATTCTGAGTTCTGTTCagttctcctcctcttctgtgCTGCAGAAAGAGCCACCAGGCACAGCAAAGCCACTGTAGTCCTCATCCTCAAGTCAGAATAAGACATATCATACATTACACCTGAACTGAGATAATTATGACAGTTTAACTTGCTCTGCAGACATCCATTCTATCGTCTTACACTAAATGTGTAATAACCTGATTATTTTCTCACAGTATGTTTCACCAATTATTTTTTTAAGGGTTTGCTGAGAATACATAAGTAGACACAGACTATGTACCTGCTCGTACAAAAAAACTCTGTCCCGAATAAGTCAGTGTTTGATAATAATCCCACAGCAGTGCAAGTTTGTAGAGCACCGACAGACGGACCTGCTCATATACTTTTTGGCAGTCAGTATGTCCCCTCCCCCACACTGAGGTCTTGCCAAGAGAAGGGTGTCATCCATGTCTCCACCCCCctaagaaaaaaaacacacccaCATCATGCATCACTATTACAGTTGTCCATTTATCACAATGCTTATCCAGTATCTGTACCTTATTTTACATTACTTTCAGATCTACAGGAATGTGTAGGGACTGGGTTGGAATGAGTTATTAGAATTGTTTAAACCCAgcattctcttcctttctctgtcataCTTGACCCCATGTTGTGACCTCTATGTGAGAGGCATGCGACATAAATGGTCGAGGTCGAGCCAAGGTTACCTAAACAGGGTTCCCTGGGGGGTCTTAAGTGTAGTCCCATAAACCAGTAGTACCATGTATAAATATCTCACTAGTGTTTGAAACTCAGTTTACCTCTTCTCTTCCTGCACATTCCATCTTGGCCTTCAgggtagccaggtagcctagtggttagcgcgttggactagtaaccggaaagttgcaagttcaacctcccgagctgacaaggtgcaaatctgtcattctgcccctgaacaggcagttaacccacctaggccgtcattgaaaataagaattgacttgcctggttaaataaaggtaaaataaatctgtGTCCATCGAGATAAACCTCACAGACAAATGTGAGAGCACCCCTCTTCATGGACATTCCTGTTCAGTAGTGCAGACTAGTGCTTATTGGCCAAGTTCACCTTTGTCCGTGATGAATGCGATCCTGTGTAGCCTGTGCTACATCTGCTTCCCACCTGGGTCCTGTTGAGACTTGTATCTCCATCTGCACAAAGACGATAACCCCCTCATAAAACAGAATGATCCAAGACAGCACGCCAGCAGGAAAGATAGAGTACATTGTGTCACAGACTAGTGGATTTAATTGGAAGCAGGGACATTACACTTCCTTATGTTATTTTCATGGCTATCATATCAATACGTTATCTTGACTTTATGGCTAAATTATATCAATTTTAAAATATGCATTTGAAAACAAagtagaacaaaaatataaatgcaacatgtaaagtgttggtcccatgtttcatgagctgaaaaaaaaaaaaaaaaaaaagacattttccatacaattttttaaaatttctcTCGAATTTCAAGCACTTATTTAcatacctgttagtgagcatttctcctttgccaagataatccatccatttgacaggtgtggcatatcaagaaacggattaaacagcatgatcattacacaggtgcttcTTGCGCACACTAAAacgtgcagttgtgtcacacaacactatgCAACAGATGTCCCAAGTTGAGCGAGTGTGCCTAGTGACTTGtttgggtgagcggtttgctgatgtcaacgttgtgaacagtgccccatggtggcagtggtgttATGGCATGAGCTGGTATAAGCTACTGACGACCACAATtttattttatcgatggcaatttgtgaatgcagagataccgtgacaagatcctaaggcccattgtcatgccattaattcactgccatcacctcatgtttcagcataatgcatggccccatgtctcaaggatctatacacaattcccAGAAGCTGAAAAacagaccagttgagaacaaaatAACACAAATCAGAAAAACACCAATTTGTAAAGAATATGGGGAACgagttaatttttttatttaactaggcaagtcagttaagaataaattcttatttacaatgacggcctaggaacagtgggttaactgccttgttcaggggaagaacaacaaaatgtttaccttgttagctcggggactcgatcttgcaacctttcggttacaattccaacgctctaaccaatgggccaattgtgcgccgccctatgggactcccaattcaCAGCTgagtgtgatacagcctggattcgaaccagggaatgcagtgccttagatcgctgcgccactcaggagcaatGGTGGAGGTCCTGCTTTAAAAAGCACACTGTGCTTCAGAGTACACATGCATTCTGAGGCCACGCACCATATGGCCTTTTAAATAGGCCCCAACCTTAACCACCTCACTAAGAGGGCAAAATCAGCTGTAAAGTACAGTTATGAAGAAACCATATCAGGCTTTCTTTAGGATGAAACAAAATAAAACGCTGCTCCATTGataggatttttttatttattgttttactGGTATTTTTGATATTGAAAATTTAAATCCAGGTGTACAGTATCATATCACTTTCTTTCAGGGTCCAATTCTTCAGCTCTGAGCGGGAAGTTGGGACTTttgtagctctggtccagggcattaCGTGCGGCTTCATCAGCAAGCCATATGTAAccccctggaccagagctaggacATGTGTTATGTACTGTTCATCAATCCGTTAGCATGGCATCAGCAGATCTTCAGATCTTCTCACAGAGGGAAAGGGATAGAAACAGGCAAAATAACCTTAAAGCATTCTCAAATTAATCTACAAACTAAAAATATATACTCACTTCAATGAAAATTACTTCTAAGCTCTTATAAAAAAATCTTTATAAATAGCATAATTTGAAAGCTATGACCGCCACCCCCCCCTCTTCTTTTTAACTTAAAAATGACAATTTCCTGATAGCAGCCCCAAAATGGATGAAAAATTCAAGTGACAGGCCCAACCTCTTGGACACTCGCTACGTATTTTGAATAAAGCCCCTCTTCAGGAAATACTTGAAGGCTGGAAAAAGTTGAGGTATCTGTTGGACTAAATCTGACTTCTACAATGTCAAATTAGAGTAAAATCAAACCGAAAATCAAACCAATGACTTAGTTGAATGCCATCAAAATAGCAGTGTAAAGGTTTGAGCGCTTTATTTCAAGCATATAAAGCTGAATCCCTTGAATCAGCGATATATGTGAAGTAAAACACAACCCCCCCAGTGTTGACACAGAGCTCTTGTGGAATAAGTGCTCGTGTGGAAGGTCAATGATACCCGCTAACCCATTCATATTCTCATTAGACATTATAGTGCACCTGGATCACTGTAATCTGCATCTCAAAAAGGGGGCATGAGAAGGGGAAACATTCCCTACTGAATTGATTGTGCGGTGGACATCAAATTACTACCGATGGAATGAGTTCAGTTTTACAGCTTTTAGTGGAGGGAAATATTGGTTCTATGTAAAAGAAGCACACACACCCAGAGCTCAACACTGCCTGCCCTCTCCCCCCTTCTTGGCAATCTCTTTTTCCCCTCaccatctttcttcctctccatcccaggtGCACAGCACATTGGCCTGCTGGAAGGCATGGACCATTAAGGTATCTTTCTCTCCGACTATGTTGACCTGTGACCTATGGAGTCTTTGAAGGCAGAGTGATGGAGATCCATAGGGGGCCCGTCAGAGAAGATATTACCCTTTCTCTACGCCCTGGCCCCTCTGGACTGGCGCCAGTTGAAAGAGGACAACAGAGGCCAGAAAAAGCTAcagcgagaaagagggagatactGGGTTAACTACCTACACTGTAAGTAAGCATCTCAAAGCTGCCATCAAAAAAGGCATGTCTACTATACAGTATAAGCTTCAACTGGAGATATAACAAATACTGAGCATGTACGCCAGTTCTAATTCAAATGAGAAATATAACCCAAAAGGCCATCTTCCAAACTAACTCCTGAGGGCAGGGCATCAACCAAGGGGAAAAGCCTAAGCAACTGAGAACAAACATCACTCCTGCAACAGAAAACACTAAATAAAGGAGGTTAGATTTATGAGACTGTGTATGATAGATACATTTAACGTCTCTAAGATTGGGCCAATGAAGAGCTCTTATAGATAGACCGTCACTGTCTGATAACTGTCAACTGTAAGGGAGGATGAGTTCTACAAGAACTGTAGCATCTGACGGCGCAAAACTGACCCAAACTGATTCAAAAGTccagatatatactgtagctacaaTCAGGAATTAAATGTAA encodes the following:
- the LOC112257829 gene encoding uncharacterized protein LOC112257829 isoform X2, which produces MECAGREEGGGDMDDTLLLARPQCGGGDILTAKKYMSRMRTTVALLCLVALSAAQKRRRTEQNSEWDYRTEAEKVNTRGCANLTLVLDNWKFAIMTQVKDLLLNDHSTVLPDYGRIPPLSDALGDLYKEFNALKERLGELTTKFEGVEAFVDDVRAGRSPSQRRAEPRPLTPDEENQSTMLTGTGDGTGISTGTRPQGRRNRVVVRRVKIPADGAQV
- the LOC112257829 gene encoding uncharacterized protein LOC112257829 isoform X1 produces the protein MPHLSNGWIILAKEKCSLTDGDTSLNRTQVGSRCSTGYTGSHSSRTKGGGDMDDTLLLARPQCGGGDILTAKKYMSRMRTTVALLCLVALSAAQKRRRTEQNSEWDYRTEAEKVNTRGCANLTLVLDNWKFAIMTQVKDLLLNDHSTVLPDYGRIPPLSDALGDLYKEFNALKERLGELTTKFEGVEAFVDDVRAGRSPSQRRAEPRPLTPDEENQSTMLTGTGDGTGISTGTRPQGRRNRVVVRRVKIPADGAQV